The uncultured Sphaerochaeta sp. genome includes the window TTCTTTTACCAGCCCATTTGCCAAGCGCTTCAGCCAATCGGTCGTCCCCTGGCGGATAGTAGGGAATCATCTCAATCCTACCTATCTTCATTACAAAATAGGGCGTGAATGGCTTGATGATCTCATTGGTATCGATATCTGCAATGCAAGAAAGTCGTGTTGTCCAAGTAGAATGCAAGTGAACCACAGCATGCACATTCGGGCTCTTGTAGAGTGCAAGATGAAACTTCACCTCCTTGGACGGCTTCTTGCCGGATATGAGCATACCGGAGTTATCCACAAGACTGAGTTCGTCTGCAACCAGTCTGCCCAGACAGGATCCTGTGGGAGTTGCAAGGATGGTACTCCCATCAACGCGTACACTGACATTGCCGGCGCCGCCTGCCATATACCCCCGTTCATAGAGAGATTTACAAAACCGAACCATCTGGATTCTCAGTTCTGATTCACTCATACCATCTCCTTCTGGGCCTTGATGAAGAAATCATCGCTCCCAAAATTCCCGCTCTTGAGGACAAGAAAGACATCTTCTTCAACTGCCTTAAGCCAAGGAACCCCTGGATCAATCTGAGGCCCGATGAAAAACGAATCGATACCAAGGCTCTGAACCACCTTGCCGCTGGTCTCCCCCCCGGCGGTGATATAATTTCGTACACCCATCTTATGCAATTCCACTGCAAGGTTGCCAAAGAATGCTTCTATTGCTTCCTCAACAACACCGGCAGGATACTTCTCTCTCGAAAGGGCAAGTTCTTCTGGAGGTACGGTTGCATACACCAAGGGGGCGAATGGATCATCTAGACGGGGTGTGAGCCAATTAAGTACTTCCTTCAGGTATCCATCCTTGTCCCTAATCAATTCATCCTTGCTAATCTTGAGCGCATCGGCACTATTCCGGTACAGGGACACCTGCCGGTTGGTGGCTTCCGAGCAGGAACCGGCAAGGATGATCGTCTTGGCAACTTTGGGTCTCCCGCCAGCTATAGCGTTTGCCTTGTTCATGACATCGGAGCAATAGAGGCTCGCCAAGGATGCTGCAAGTCCCGATCCCCCTGTGATAAGGGGCATATCAACGAGAGCTTGGGCTGCAATGTCGAGATGCGCCTGATCTAGGGCATCGAGGACCACATAGCTGTACCCCTTTTCCCTTGAATGCTTCAGAAAAGTCTTTACAGCATCCACTCCAGCATTGAGGGTTTCCACATGTAGGCTGGCCGCCTTTCCCTTTGACTGGCTCTCCATCACTCGGCTGAGCTTGGAATCCTTCATTGGGGTAACAGGGTGGTTTCGCATACCCGACTCATTGAGCAACTGGTCATATACAAACAAGTAGCCTTTGTAGATTGTCCTGCCGTTGACAGGGAGGGCTGGGCATACCACCGTCTGGTCAGTTTCCAGCTCTTGCATCAAGGCATCAATAACAGGCCCTATGTTGCCCTTTTCTGTCGAGTCAAAGGTTGAGCAGTACTTGAAATAGATCTGCTCACACCCCTGCCCTTGAAGCCACTTGAGGGCGGAGAGAGAATCCCTCACCGCCTCTTCCTTCGGGCACGAGCGAGATTTCAGGCTCACAACCCAGGAGTCAACTTGTACTTTTAAATCGTGGTCGGGCACTCCGTTTACCTGAACCGTGGTGATCCCATTGGCCACGAGAAAACCTGCAATATCAGTGGCCCCGGTGAAATCATCTGCTATGACACCAATTTTCTTCATTTTTCATCCTGAAGAAACATGCCATCCTGCTCCCTTCTCAGGGACCAAAGCATTGTATCTGTCTCGGGTATTTCAAGCATCTCTGCAGTAAGCAACTGCCCAGCCGATACATCTTCCTTCAATTTCATTCCGTCAGCGAGGTAATAAGGAAGTTGTATATTTTCATCAATCCTCTTGGCTGGACGAAGAATACCATCGAAACCCTCAATGACGTGATGATGACCCACAGCCTTCAACTCGGTGCCTGCTTTCATATCACGATTGGCTTTTGCAACTAGGTCGTAACGAGGTGTAGGATTATCGGATCCGGTGGGCAGGCCCAACAGCCCCACGGAGAGAACGCTGTATAAAGCCTCGAATCCAAGGTAGTGGGCAGGATAGTAGATCATGGCTGCCTTACCATTCCTGCTTACGGGGACACCCTTCTCCTTCAGGACCTGCCAGGTTTCCTTATCGTCACAGGCAACCACGACAAACTCGCCTCCCTCCATACTCTGCTCATCGAACCTCCTGAGACAGTTATAGACATCAATTTTCATGGTTCCATCGAATAGGCCGCCTCTATCTTTGGAGCACATCAAATCTGGTACCTCAAGAGTCCTGGCCACCGGATAGTGGAACGCTTCGATATCGGGATTGAACTCAGGGAGGTGGTTGCAGACAATGGCCATTTCTGCCAGGTCCGGGATAGCCCGCTGGCCGAACATATGCAGCATCTTGCTGCGTTTTTCTACGGTCGCCTCAAAGTCATCACCAAGATCCCAGACATCGGAGAAACCTGGAATAACCACTGTCTTTCCAAGTACTTCCACCGATGAATTTGTCGGGTCATAGATGAAGTCATATTCACTTGCCTTGCCAATACCAAGAATGGTGAGCCCTGCATTACGTGCCCACGTGACGAGACCAATGAGCAGTGATGGTTGATCACCTTCTGCCAAGGAGTAGATGACCCCCTTTTCCCTGGCTTTTTTTGCAAGCAGGGGTCCGACCACAGAATCAGCTTCCTTGGTCACAATGACAACATTTTTCTTGTTTTCTATCGCAGAGAGACAGTAAGAAGCCGCAGCTTCCGGATTCCCCGTTCCTTCTATAACTACATCGAAGGGCATCTCCATGGCTAGGGGAATGTTATCAAATATGAGGAACTTTCCTTCGCTAAACGCTTTCAGCCCAGCTTGCTTGTCGGTGCAATGCATGATGTCAGACTCATTCACCCCAATGGAAAGGTAGGCGTCCCTACATTTCTGGATATTCCTACCACAGAGGATGCGAATGGAAAGTCTCTTGTTCCTTACCCCATATACAAAGAGGGAATGGTTGAAACCTCCCACGCCGATAATAGCCAATTCAAGTTTTACCTTCTTGGAATTGGAGAACAGCAAGTCATAGTTCATGGATGATGCTCCTTCATGCATTTCTAGTGTTACCTACACACCATTGCAATAAGGATGCCAACATGAAGACATTATTCAATTCCCCAGGATTTCATTTAATATTTTCTTATTCAGTAGGGAGTAATATTCTCCCAAAGAACTTTGGATATAAATTGAGCGTTCTTTCATCTGTTTCCCTGCATATATTTTGCTTGCAAACCCAATTGTATGCATGCAAAATGTATTGCGTTTATGCAACTTGTCAGGAAAGGTAATACCATGATAAATATTTCGTTCATCGTCCCCTATAAAGCAATGAAGTACGTCGTTGAGGAAATTTTCTCGTCGCATCAAGAAAAGGCGGAACTTCGTCCGAACATCCTTACAAAAACGGTGGATGAAATCCAGAAGGAAGATCTGGAACAGGCTGACATTGTCATCGCTCGTGGCTACTCGGCAAACCGGGTAAAGGCTACCGACGTGCCGGTACTACCCATCTCTGTGACAGGCTTCGACATTACCGTTGCCCTCAACTCCTGTATTCAAAAGTACAATCCGACAAAAATTGCTGTCATCGGCCCACTAAATACCGTCTATGGTATAGAGGAGATAGCAAGTGTCTTTTCCTGTGAGATCGCGAGTTATCAAGTGTCTAATCCCAATGACTTGAAAAGCATCATCCTCCGAGCACAGGCAGAAGGAGCAACTGCCATCATCGCAGGCAAGAGCGGTACTTCAATAGCCACAGCTCTTGGTATTGATGCAATAATGATCCTCAGCGGACGTAAGACGATAATGCAGTCCATAGACGAAGCAATCCGTGCTGTGCGCCTAATGCGCCAGGAACGTGAAAGAACCGACCGCTTCAAGGGCATTATGGACTACTCATTCGAAGGCATCCTCTCGGTAAACAACGAAGGCATCATAACTACAGCGAACAACTACGCACGAAAGGTACTCGATGGCTTGGATAATGAGCCCGAACAGATATATTTAAAGGATGTGCTTCCCCAACTCGACAGCCAGGCAGTATTGGAAGGACGGACTAAGATCCTGGGCGAATTGATACAGATACAAAAGAACCTCTACACCTTCAACTGCGTATGTGCCGGAGACACCGGGGCGGTTGTCACTTTCACCAATGTATCCAAGATACAGGAACTGGAAGGTCAGATCAGGAGCAAGTTGCATAAGAAAGGTCTGGTTGCAAAGTACCAATTCTCAGATGTAATTGGTAGTGAAGAAAAACTTCTAGAGACGATCAAGCGAGCCAAGAAGTTCAGTAAGGCGGAATCGAATATCTATATTTTTGGGGAGACGGGAACAGGCAAGGAGCTCTTCGCCCAGAGCATCCATAACTCGAGTGCCCGCCGGGCACACCCGTTTGTAGCCATCAACTGCGCTGCCCTCTCGGACAATCTGTTGGAGAGCGAGCTTTTTGGGTATATGGATGGGGCATTTACCGGTGCCTCAAAAGGTGGCAAGATTGGACTTTTCGAACTCGCCCACCGAGGAACAGTGTTCCTCGATGAAATCGGGGATATTTCACCGAGTTTGCAAAGCAAGTTGCTGAGGGTTCTACAGGAGCGTGAGATTCGGAGAATAGGGAGTGACCAGGTAATTCCGATAGATGTGAAGATCATCTGTGCATCGAATAAGAACTTAAGCAGTCTGGTGGAAAGTGGGGTTTTTCGTGAGGACCTCTTCTACAGGCTCAATGTATTGAAACTCAAACTACCCCCACTTCGAGAAAGGCCCAGGGACATTATCGACCTGAGCAAGTACTTTATCAAAATGAACTGTAAGAAACTCGGCTACAACTCCATTACTCTCTCCGAAGAAGCTGAAGAGTTACTACAGAGCTACAGCTGGCTGGGAAACGTACGCGAGCTCTCCAATTTCTGTGAACGGCTGTGCGTTCTGCTGGAAGAAGGAGTGGCAGAAGCAACAGATGTGCTCGATTGCTTGGAAGAATCGGAGAGACTAGAAGAATTACTCCCATCCCAAAATGATTTAGTATCAGCGACAATGACCAGTGAGAAGGAAATCCTTCTCCAAGTATTGGAAAACAGCAAGACCAAGCGGGAAGCAGCCTTGAAGTTAGGCATAGATCCCTCAACCTTATGGAGAAAAATGAAGAAACACGGACTGGATTGAAGTATCAATTCCTGCGTTTATCGCAATGTGATCTGCTTACGCTCCAGTTTACACTTCGGGAAGTAATGAAATAAGCATTGGAGACAATTTCCCCTCGATCGGCTCCCTTTTGGTCTATAACCTTTGATACCAATTCCATTATACTTTTTACTGTTTACATGCCTTAATGAAGCATAACATCAACATATAAGGGCTTTCCGGGCAACTGAAAAACAGGATGGGCTATACCCGTTTATGACTTGAATTATTAATCAAGAAATGTGCTCCCTCCCTGCTTGAAGATTACATCAGTAATACAATCGAAAATGTATCCAATTAACTTTTTCTTTTTGAGCATCACCGAAATCTTGGTTTGCATCATAGGAAAATCCATCTTTTTGTATACACCCACATCAGGTTGTATATCTTTACATGGAATAGATGTATAAATACACAAAGTAAGACCAAGAAGCACTTTTAAAGAAAGTTATGAAGGACTTATCCATTCAAACCATCAAGAATAGTCTTGTCAAAAACTAATGAAGCAGCACCAATCAATGTGGTGTATGAAGAAAATGGTGGTGATATCCTTATCATTCTTCCTCGATTCTCCAACATTGAATTCACCGTGATTTCAAGCTTCTCAAGCAATTCGTTTCCCAATATCCCTGGGATGACTCCAGCCAAAATAAAATCCTCTATATCGAGAAAATATGCAACATTGAAAATTGCCGTAGAAACAACAGGAATAAGGAAATCAATGATCATTCCCCTCCTATCTGGGTCCAAATCCCCATCTTGCAGCAGATTGATGGAAAAATGCTTGTTGATGGCTTGGATGTTCACCCGCTGCTCAAGAGGGATTGTCTGCCCATTGAGCGGTTTCCCCAGATCTATGGGCTCAATCAGCATGTTACCGATTTCACCCGCTTTGAATCCTACGCCGGCCCACAATTCACCGTTGAGCATTATACCTGAGCCAAAGCCGCTCCCAAGGGTCAAATAGCAAAGGTTGCATCTCTTTTCTTCGAGTCTTCGGCTGAAAACTTCTCCTTTTGCTGCAAGATTCACATCATTCTCAATAAAAACTTGAGATTCGAATTGAGAGAAAAGCGGGGAGAACAATTTGTTAATCGGAACAGGTTGGCTAATCCCAAGTGAATAGAAACTGACGATCTCTTCCGTGACGGGGTTTATGTTCGAAGGAAAACCGATTCCAATCCCCAAGACCGGCGACGGGGCTCTCTTCAGTGTTTGTTGTATCTCTTTGCCCAGTGCAATCTGTGACCGGGGATCCAAAAAGTCCTTGAATTCATGCTTATTGTAAGAAAGGATATTCCCCGACAAATCGATGATCCCGATTTCGACTATCTGTCCTTCCATGTTGATGGCCAATGCTGAGAATGCCGAAGAGTTGAATACAAGTTTTTTCCGCTTTCTACCCGGACCGGACATATTCGCATCAATCCCTTCTTCCATGAGTATGTTTCTTGACAAGAGATAATCGACACTCTTGCTGACAGTAGGGAAGCTCATATTCGTCAAGGAAACCAGTTCTGACCGTGCCAATTTCTCATGTTCCAGGAACAAGTCAAAGATCAGTTTTCGATTTTTTACTTTCAGATACTCCGGTATATAAGAAATTGTCACAGCATGTCTCCAAGGTAAGTTTCTATCAATGTTGAGTATACATCTCCCAACCTTTGAAGGCAAACATTCTTATATGGTCTCATTATGAAGTTTCAACGCCAATTCAATCGCTCCATCAATTGATTCCTTCTCAGTAAGGCAAATGTTTGTTTCAGGGAATTCTGTCAACACTAAATGCAGAAATCGTTTCTTCAATACATCGGAAAGGAGCAAAGTACTTCCCCACAACCCCAAATTGAAGGTCTGCTGCTCCTTGGTGGGATACAATTCCAGAGCCAAGTCCCGTACGATCCCAAAAATATGGGCCGCAGCACATTCAAGTATCGAAACTGCCTCGGCATCGCCCAGAAGCACCGCATCGTTCACCGTTTTCCCCAAAGCAGGGGTAAACCAAGGTTGCATGCCCATCCTATGGGCCAAGGCATTGAGATCCTCCCTGGAATTCACATCGAGTTCTTGCCTTAGAAGGCCGACCAAGGGCGATTCCCCAACCGCCCCATCAAAAAAGCGGCCAAGATGGCGCAGAGCCCTGCGGCTGATCCACGAACCGCTACCCTCGTCTCCTAGGATGGTGAACAACCATCCGCCGCAACGAGCAGTTTCCCCCTTGCTGTTGCACCCGTAGGCGATGGACCCCGTTCCTGAGATTATCAGGATCCCTTGCCCACCGGTAACCGTATAATGAGCCAATTCCGCATCATTCATAATCCTCATTGGGCAGCATAGTCCAGGCAGCCCCTCATAGGCGGATTGAAGCTTGGCCTTGTCCTCTTGGCTGTCGACACCGGTACTCCCGCACACAAGTGCCTTCACATCCTTGCGTGAACCACCAAAAGTAGCCAACAGGTTATCGATGTTTTCATTGATCCTGCCAAGCATCTCCTCATGTGTCATGTAATAATGATTTGCGGGAACCCCAACGAAAGATCCCATGACATTCCCTTCCAAATCAGCTGCTTTCAGTCTGTAGTGGGTTCCCCCGCTGTCAATTCCAATTACAAATTGCATCGTTTCCGCCACCGTTAGTTTTTGGATTTCACGCCGAGCAAATCGTCCAGTTCCCTGAACCTTTTGGACCCTTGCCCTTGTACGCCCAATGCAATGGGAATCTGATAACTAAGGACCTGCATAGGGATGATGTACTCGAACGGTGTGGTGTACCATTCCCCGCTTGTTTTCAAGACGAGATCCTTCTCATCGGCAGAGGCTTCGGAGCCGAATGCAAACACGGGAGCCTTGAGGCTTCTATGGTACCCCACCAAACGTTGCATCCTCAGGTAATCTGGGTCATCCACTGGAGGAAGAAAATACATACCGCCGACATCCTGCTTCAAGGAACAGGTGGGGCCATGCAGGTATTCCTCGAATTCGAATCCGAAGGCCGGAATCAGCAATGTTTCAAGAATCTTCAGAGCACCTTCCTGGGCAGCGGCGAAACCACATTCTTTCCCAACCACATACACGTTTCCCAATTCCTTCATACAATCCTTGTTACGCTCAACCCACTGCAAGGAACTCCTGATGTTTTGTGGAAGCATTCTTCCTGTCGCAATCAATTCCTGTATGAAGGAATCATAAGTCGGTTCTGAGATGCGTCCGGTAGCCAATGCTCCTTCGAGGGCCATGAGATAGAGCGCAAGGATGGTAATCGTATATCCTTTGGTTTTCGGCCCGACCGTCTCCTCTCCGCACGGAATCGCAATGTAATGATCACAAAGCCGGTTTATCTTGCTTTCAGGGTTTCCTGTCATCGCTAGCGATGATACAGCACCGCATCTTTCTATTGCTGCAATGGTATTTGTTGATGCCCCCCCTTGACTGATGAATACAACAAGAGGATTCATTCCCGGGAACTTGTGTGCCCGAGAGGATTCGACAATCGTGACCGAAATTCCAAGCATACGCTCCATGAAGGGAGCGGCTGCCGCTGTTGCATTCTTGCTGGTACCGCTTGCGACCAGGTAGATTCGATCACACTGCACCTTGCGTAAAACATGGGTGAACGTATTACAAAAATTCGCCCTATCACGTATAACCTGCGGAAACAGTGCAATCTGTTCGTTGATA containing:
- the otnK gene encoding 3-oxo-tetronate kinase, encoding MKKIGVIADDFTGATDIAGFLVANGITTVQVNGVPDHDLKVQVDSWVVSLKSRSCPKEEAVRDSLSALKWLQGQGCEQIYFKYCSTFDSTEKGNIGPVIDALMQELETDQTVVCPALPVNGRTIYKGYLFVYDQLLNESGMRNHPVTPMKDSKLSRVMESQSKGKAASLHVETLNAGVDAVKTFLKHSREKGYSYVVLDALDQAHLDIAAQALVDMPLITGGSGLAASLASLYCSDVMNKANAIAGGRPKVAKTIILAGSCSEATNRQVSLYRNSADALKISKDELIRDKDGYLKEVLNWLTPRLDDPFAPLVYATVPPEELALSREKYPAGVVEEAIEAFFGNLAVELHKMGVRNYITAGGETSGKVVQSLGIDSFFIGPQIDPGVPWLKAVEEDVFLVLKSGNFGSDDFFIKAQKEMV
- a CDS encoding ROK family protein, with the protein product MTISYIPEYLKVKNRKLIFDLFLEHEKLARSELVSLTNMSFPTVSKSVDYLLSRNILMEEGIDANMSGPGRKRKKLVFNSSAFSALAINMEGQIVEIGIIDLSGNILSYNKHEFKDFLDPRSQIALGKEIQQTLKRAPSPVLGIGIGFPSNINPVTEEIVSFYSLGISQPVPINKLFSPLFSQFESQVFIENDVNLAAKGEVFSRRLEEKRCNLCYLTLGSGFGSGIMLNGELWAGVGFKAGEIGNMLIEPIDLGKPLNGQTIPLEQRVNIQAINKHFSINLLQDGDLDPDRRGMIIDFLIPVVSTAIFNVAYFLDIEDFILAGVIPGILGNELLEKLEITVNSMLENRGRMIRISPPFSSYTTLIGAASLVFDKTILDGLNG
- a CDS encoding SIS domain-containing protein produces the protein MDMMDYINEQIALFPQVIRDRANFCNTFTHVLRKVQCDRIYLVASGTSKNATAAAAPFMERMLGISVTIVESSRAHKFPGMNPLVVFISQGGASTNTIAAIERCGAVSSLAMTGNPESKINRLCDHYIAIPCGEETVGPKTKGYTITILALYLMALEGALATGRISEPTYDSFIQELIATGRMLPQNIRSSLQWVERNKDCMKELGNVYVVGKECGFAAAQEGALKILETLLIPAFGFEFEEYLHGPTCSLKQDVGGMYFLPPVDDPDYLRMQRLVGYHRSLKAPVFAFGSEASADEKDLVLKTSGEWYTTPFEYIIPMQVLSYQIPIALGVQGQGSKRFRELDDLLGVKSKN
- a CDS encoding BadF/BadG/BcrA/BcrD ATPase family protein, producing the protein MQFVIGIDSGGTHYRLKAADLEGNVMGSFVGVPANHYYMTHEEMLGRINENIDNLLATFGGSRKDVKALVCGSTGVDSQEDKAKLQSAYEGLPGLCCPMRIMNDAELAHYTVTGGQGILIISGTGSIAYGCNSKGETARCGGWLFTILGDEGSGSWISRRALRHLGRFFDGAVGESPLVGLLRQELDVNSREDLNALAHRMGMQPWFTPALGKTVNDAVLLGDAEAVSILECAAAHIFGIVRDLALELYPTKEQQTFNLGLWGSTLLLSDVLKKRFLHLVLTEFPETNICLTEKESIDGAIELALKLHNETI
- a CDS encoding aldolase, encoding MSESELRIQMVRFCKSLYERGYMAGGAGNVSVRVDGSTILATPTGSCLGRLVADELSLVDNSGMLISGKKPSKEVKFHLALYKSPNVHAVVHLHSTWTTRLSCIADIDTNEIIKPFTPYFVMKIGRIEMIPYYPPGDDRLAEALGKWAGKRNAFLLQNHGPVITGSSLEVAMDLMEEFEETAKLVYLLKDEKVRYLSENEIDYLRNKEKTKQ
- a CDS encoding sigma 54-interacting transcriptional regulator; the protein is MINISFIVPYKAMKYVVEEIFSSHQEKAELRPNILTKTVDEIQKEDLEQADIVIARGYSANRVKATDVPVLPISVTGFDITVALNSCIQKYNPTKIAVIGPLNTVYGIEEIASVFSCEIASYQVSNPNDLKSIILRAQAEGATAIIAGKSGTSIATALGIDAIMILSGRKTIMQSIDEAIRAVRLMRQERERTDRFKGIMDYSFEGILSVNNEGIITTANNYARKVLDGLDNEPEQIYLKDVLPQLDSQAVLEGRTKILGELIQIQKNLYTFNCVCAGDTGAVVTFTNVSKIQELEGQIRSKLHKKGLVAKYQFSDVIGSEEKLLETIKRAKKFSKAESNIYIFGETGTGKELFAQSIHNSSARRAHPFVAINCAALSDNLLESELFGYMDGAFTGASKGGKIGLFELAHRGTVFLDEIGDISPSLQSKLLRVLQEREIRRIGSDQVIPIDVKIICASNKNLSSLVESGVFREDLFYRLNVLKLKLPPLRERPRDIIDLSKYFIKMNCKKLGYNSITLSEEAEELLQSYSWLGNVRELSNFCERLCVLLEEGVAEATDVLDCLEESERLEELLPSQNDLVSATMTSEKEILLQVLENSKTKREAALKLGIDPSTLWRKMKKHGLD